From Bermanella sp. WJH001:
TTGGCAACGATGCCAGCTAATATTTTCATGTCTTCAGACACATTTTTTATTTCTTGGGTGCGATCGTAATAAACCAAGGTCACAGAACTCGCCACCACGGCAAAAACAGTGGTTATGACAATACTGGCAATCAGTTTGGTTTTTAAATGCAACCTAGGAAGCCAAGACATTACTGGCCTCCTTTTTTAATTTTACTGGCAACTTCTAATAAGTTTGCTGCAAATGACAAACCGGAGTCTCGGGCCAGGTCGACATTAATGTGAAGGCGAACTCTTTGGTTTTCTAAAACAAACACCACCATGGCTTTTTCAATTGATTGCGCACCATCAGCCACGGTTAATACCGGGTTTTGTTTTAGCCAGGCTTTTAACTCGGCCCCATCGATTAATGACGGTGCCGAAAGAAGAAGTAAATGACAGGATTGTGCTTGGGATAGTTTAGCGACACTTTGTAAGCGAACAGGTCGATTAAAGACGGTTCTGCCTACCATTTTTTGCAAGTTGCCCTGATAAGTATCTGAGCCAAGCAAACAGAGGTTAAAATGCTCCAACTGCTTACGCTCTTCAGGCCAGAATACAAACTTACTGATTTGGAAAAGGTAAGCTGACTTTATTTGGCTAGTATTGAGTTCACTAAAGGCGTTACTTGACCCACCAGCACACCATGCAGTAACCAATAATACTAACCATATATGACGCCAACCTTTGGCCATATAAGACATTTTCCACTGTTTAGGTCAACGGTGAATACTCTCACCAATAGTATTGAGGTTAGGCTGAATTGGGTTTTAACGCAAACCGCAAGCTTGTTAGAGCTTGCGGTTATTAAAAGGCGCGATAACGGGGATTAAAGCTGAACGGATTGCAGTTGAGAAATGGTTTTATCAATACCGTCACGTTCGATTTGATCGCTAAATTGAGCGCGGTAAGTACGAATTAAGCCTAAGCCGGCGATGGTGGCATCATAAACCAGCCATTGCCCTGGTTTTGGCTGATACAAACGATACTGCAAGTTTACAGGACTGCCCCCTGCTACATGGATATCAGAGCTTACAATTGCCTTATCACCGGACTTATTAAAGCGAGTTTCACCATAGGTCACATCTTGACCTGTGTAGGCTTTAAATGCCCCTGCGTAGGTTTTGATAAGTAAGCGTTTAAAACCTTCTGCAAAATCAGAACGCTGCTGATCATTAATTTCAGCCCAGTATTTGCCCAATGCCAGTTGCGACATGCGCTCTTGATCGATAATCGGCAGCATACGAGTTTCAACCAAACTCAGTAGAAATTCAGGCCCTTGGTCTAATTTTTCTTTGTTGGCCAAAATCTCAGCAAGCACAATATCGGAAACAGACTTCACCACCTTTTGAGGATGCACTTCCTCCGCTTGTGCCGGTAACATCAAGGCCAGCATGAGGCCTAATACACTTAATAAACGAAACATGATTTTCTCCATTAATAATGTTCCTTAGTTTAATTTCTAACCTTAAATAGATAAAGATCACTAAATCTAACTAATTGTTTCACATTACAAACAATACTACAGGGGCGTATAACGCCAACCTTGTAAATATTGCACAAACCCAAGCTCATACAAGCCAGATAGCTCAGCCGCTTCATCCTCAATATACAAAGAGCATTGAGATTCCACCGCCCACTGACACAACCTCACTAATAACTGCTTGGCTACGCCTCTGTTACGAGTAATTGAGCGCACACACAGCTGTTTCACTTCATAACTATACGCACCAGAGGCGGATTTAGACTGCTGAACCAAGCAGGCTGCACACACAATTCGATCATTAAAGTAACCCAGTGCCATCCGCTGACCCGCTGCCACGTTTGCCAGCGCCCAATCTGCTGCAACCGTTGCCTCCCCATCTAACCAATCCTTTGGAGCATCAGCATAAAGTTTGTTCAAGTCCACACGATCTTGCTCGCTAGGCGAATCTAACCACTTTAAATAAACGGGCAATGTCTTATTCCAAAACCAAGGGCGAAAAGCCGATATTCTAACCGTGATTGCGTGCCCTCGCCACGTGCTTTCTAAATAGGATTGATCACTGCAACTCTAACCACTGCGCCATGTTTAAGGTATACTCGGGTTTTTATTTACCCTTTGGATTTAGACCATGGCTCAGCGTACGGCGTCGGTTGAACGCAATACCTCAGAAACCCAAATCAAAGTCTCTGTAAACCTAGACGGTACAGGCAAGGCTCAATTTGATACAGGCATGCCTTTTCTTGAGCACATGCTAGACCAGATCGCCCGTCACGGCCTTGTGGACCTAGACATCGTCTGCAAAGGGGATAACCACATTGACGATCACCACAGCGCAGAAGACACAGGCATCACACTAGGCCAAGCCTTTGCAAAAGCCATTGGCGATAAAAAAGGCCTGCGCCGTTATGGCCACGCATATGTGCCATTAGATGAAGCCCTTAGCCGTGTTGTAATCGACTTCTCTGGTCGCCCTGGTTTGGAATATAAAATTCCGTTCACTCGCGGCAGCGTAGGCGGCTTTGATACCGAATTGTTTTATGAGTTTTTCCAAGGGTTTGTGAATCACGCGGGTGTGACGCTACATATCGATAACCTAAAAGGCCACAACGCTCACCATCAAATTGAAACCGTGTTCAAAGCATTTGGTCGTGCCCTGCGTATGGCCATGGAAGTGGACCCAAGAATGGAAGGCATGATTCCTTCAACTAAAGGTTCTTTGTAATCTTCCCTTAACACGCAATTAAATTTCATTGTTCACCCAGCTATGTGTAAATAAAAACAGCGCTGGGTGACGCCAAGAAAATTTATAACGCAGTATTGGCAAGCTCCACCAAGCGAGAGAACACCAATGAAAAGCAAGATTTGTGCAGTCATTGATTATGGCATGGGCAACCTACACAGCGCGTCCAAAGCATTGGAACACGCGGGCAATGACACTCAAGTCATCGTCACCTCCGACCCTGAAACCATCTTAAAAGCCGACCACGTTGTATTACCCGGTGTGGGTGCCATGCGTGATTGCATGGGCGAAATCCTGCGCTTAGGGGTTGATCAAGTGGTGGCCGAAGTAGCCAAAAGCAAACCGCTATTAGGTATCTGTGTGGGCATGCAAGCCATGATGCATCACAGCGAAGAAAACGGCGGCGTAGAATGTTTAAAATATTTCCCGGGCAAAGTGCAGTTTTTTGGTCACGACTTAATTGAAACCCAAGGCACACAAACTGGTGAGAAGTTAAAAGTCCCTCACATGGGCTGGAACCAGGTATCACAAGTAGCGCACCCAATGTGGGATAACATCGCAGACAATAGCCGTTTTTATTTTGTGCACAGCTATTTTGTCACCGCAGAAAATGAACAACAC
This genomic window contains:
- a CDS encoding YfiR family protein → MAKGWRHIWLVLLVTAWCAGGSSNAFSELNTSQIKSAYLFQISKFVFWPEERKQLEHFNLCLLGSDTYQGNLQKMVGRTVFNRPVRLQSVAKLSQAQSCHLLLLSAPSLIDGAELKAWLKQNPVLTVADGAQSIEKAMVVFVLENQRVRLHINVDLARDSGLSFAANLLEVASKIKKGGQ
- a CDS encoding ABC transporter substrate-binding protein translates to MFRLLSVLGLMLALMLPAQAEEVHPQKVVKSVSDIVLAEILANKEKLDQGPEFLLSLVETRMLPIIDQERMSQLALGKYWAEINDQQRSDFAEGFKRLLIKTYAGAFKAYTGQDVTYGETRFNKSGDKAIVSSDIHVAGGSPVNLQYRLYQPKPGQWLVYDATIAGLGLIRTYRAQFSDQIERDGIDKTISQLQSVQL
- a CDS encoding acetyl-CoA sensor PanZ family protein; this translates as MPVYLKWLDSPSEQDRVDLNKLYADAPKDWLDGEATVAADWALANVAAGQRMALGYFNDRIVCAACLVQQSKSASGAYSYEVKQLCVRSITRNRGVAKQLLVRLCQWAVESQCSLYIEDEAAELSGLYELGFVQYLQGWRYTPL
- the hisB gene encoding imidazoleglycerol-phosphate dehydratase HisB, whose protein sequence is MAQRTASVERNTSETQIKVSVNLDGTGKAQFDTGMPFLEHMLDQIARHGLVDLDIVCKGDNHIDDHHSAEDTGITLGQAFAKAIGDKKGLRRYGHAYVPLDEALSRVVIDFSGRPGLEYKIPFTRGSVGGFDTELFYEFFQGFVNHAGVTLHIDNLKGHNAHHQIETVFKAFGRALRMAMEVDPRMEGMIPSTKGSL
- the hisH gene encoding imidazole glycerol phosphate synthase subunit HisH, with protein sequence MKSKICAVIDYGMGNLHSASKALEHAGNDTQVIVTSDPETILKADHVVLPGVGAMRDCMGEILRLGVDQVVAEVAKSKPLLGICVGMQAMMHHSEENGGVECLKYFPGKVQFFGHDLIETQGTQTGEKLKVPHMGWNQVSQVAHPMWDNIADNSRFYFVHSYFVTAENEQHIKGRGHYGKDFVAAIGQDNVFAVQFHPEKSHTAGLQLLENFLNWDGQA